A single genomic interval of Chryseobacterium paludis harbors:
- the lepA gene encoding translation elongation factor 4: MKNIRNFCIIAHIDHGKSTLADRLLEYTNTVTQRELQSQTLDDMDLEKERGITIKSHAIQMDYEYKGEKYILNLIDTPGHVDFSYEVSRSIAACEGALLIVDAAQSIQAQTISNLYLALENDLEIIPILNKIDLPSANPEEVTDEIVGLLGCKPEDVLRVSGKTGEGVHDLLEQIVNRIPAPVGNPDGPLQALIFDSVYNPFRGIEAYFKVVNGSISKNEKIKFFATGKEYGADEVGTLKLKQVPKKKIECGDVGYIISGIKDAREVKVGDTITSFENPALEAIDGFEEVKPMVFAGIYPIDSEDFEELRFSLEKLRLNDASLVFEPESSAALGFGFRCGFLGMLHMEIVQERLDREFNMNVITTVPNVSYLGYSKREPETAILINNPSEMMDPTILDRVEEPFIKASIITKSDFVGPVMTLCIEKRGEIVNQSYLTADRVELTFNMPLAEVVFDFYDRLKSISKGYASFDYTPIGMRASKLVKMDILINGDMVDALSSLIHDSNAYHIGKKMCEKLRELIPRQQFDIAVQAALGAKVIARETIKALRKDVTAKCYGGDISRKRKLLEKQKEGKKKMKQIGRVEVPQSAFMAVLKLND; this comes from the coding sequence ATGAAAAACATACGAAATTTTTGCATAATCGCTCATATTGACCACGGTAAGAGTACTTTGGCTGATCGTTTATTGGAATATACCAATACTGTTACCCAAAGAGAATTACAGTCTCAGACCCTGGATGATATGGATTTGGAGAAAGAACGTGGGATTACAATTAAATCTCATGCGATCCAGATGGATTATGAATACAAGGGGGAAAAATATATTTTAAACCTGATCGATACCCCTGGCCACGTAGATTTCTCCTACGAAGTTTCCCGATCAATAGCAGCCTGCGAAGGTGCACTTCTTATTGTAGATGCTGCGCAAAGTATTCAGGCACAAACAATTAGTAATCTTTACTTGGCGTTAGAGAATGATTTAGAGATCATTCCTATTCTTAATAAAATAGATCTTCCTTCAGCAAACCCTGAAGAAGTAACCGATGAAATTGTTGGTCTTTTGGGATGTAAGCCTGAGGACGTTTTAAGAGTTTCAGGAAAAACAGGAGAAGGAGTCCATGATTTGCTTGAACAGATCGTTAATAGAATTCCAGCTCCGGTTGGAAATCCTGACGGTCCATTACAGGCTTTGATTTTCGATTCTGTTTATAATCCTTTCAGAGGAATTGAAGCTTATTTTAAAGTAGTCAATGGAAGTATTTCCAAAAACGAAAAAATTAAGTTTTTTGCTACAGGAAAAGAATATGGTGCTGATGAAGTAGGAACATTGAAACTAAAACAGGTTCCTAAGAAAAAGATTGAATGTGGTGATGTAGGGTATATTATCTCAGGGATCAAAGATGCACGGGAGGTAAAAGTAGGGGATACTATTACTTCATTTGAAAATCCTGCTTTAGAAGCTATTGATGGATTTGAAGAAGTAAAGCCAATGGTTTTTGCGGGAATTTATCCTATTGATTCTGAGGATTTTGAAGAATTAAGGTTTTCACTGGAAAAACTAAGACTGAACGATGCTTCCCTGGTTTTCGAACCGGAAAGTTCTGCGGCACTTGGATTTGGTTTCCGTTGCGGATTCTTAGGAATGCTTCACATGGAAATTGTACAGGAACGTTTGGATAGAGAATTTAATATGAACGTTATTACAACGGTACCTAACGTTTCATATCTTGGATATTCTAAAAGAGAACCTGAAACGGCAATCTTAATTAATAACCCATCCGAGATGATGGATCCAACGATTCTGGATAGGGTAGAAGAACCTTTTATAAAAGCTTCTATTATTACGAAATCAGATTTTGTAGGTCCGGTTATGACCCTTTGTATTGAAAAGAGAGGTGAGATTGTTAACCAGAGCTATTTGACCGCAGATAGGGTAGAGCTTACATTTAATATGCCTTTGGCGGAAGTTGTATTCGACTTTTATGACCGTCTGAAATCTATTTCAAAAGGATATGCTTCATTTGATTATACACCAATTGGAATGCGTGCTTCTAAATTGGTAAAAATGGATATCCTGATCAACGGAGATATGGTAGATGCTCTTTCTTCATTAATTCACGATAGTAATGCTTATCATATTGGTAAAAAGATGTGTGAAAAGCTTCGTGAGCTAATTCCTAGACAACAGTTTGATATTGCTGTACAAGCAGCTCTGGGAGCTAAAGTTATCGCAAGAGAAACCATTAAAGCCCTAAGAAAAGATGTTACCGCTAAATGTTATGGAGGGGATATTTCCAGAAAACGTAAACTTTTGGAAAAGCAGAAAGAAGGGAAGAAGAAAATGAAACAGATTGGTAGAGTAGAAGTACCACAATCTGCATTTATGGCAGTTTTAAAACTAAACGATTAA
- a CDS encoding GH92 family glycosyl hydrolase, which translates to MKKLTYLLLFIIPLTQLKSQWVEKALDHPEEWVNPLIGTLSKPSLSNGNTYPAVTVPYGMNLWTPQTGKNGDGWQYQYDADKIRGIKQTHQPSPWMNDYGMFSIMPVTGKMSFNEDERASWFSHKSEVSKPYYYSVYLANHNVTAEVTPTERAAQFRLTYPKSDSSWVVIDAFDKGSSITIIPSQKKIVGYSTRYSRGKLVGFKNYFVIYSDKPFTKYTSWKDKSLVKDSLHITGNHCGAIIGFATQKGEKVNLRVASSFISLEQAELNLQRELSKDSFDTTYEKAKLSWNEKLKKVEVSGGSIDQMRTFYSALYRMLCFPHKMYEINKNNEVVHYSPYKGKTEPGYRFAGTGFWDTFRALYPFLNLVYPSINVEMQKGLISDYKEGGWLPEWSSPAYADCMIGNNSASVVADAYIKGLRGYDINTLYEALLHGANNAGPEATGRMGIEYYKKLGYVPYDVKINENAARTLEYAYDDFTIYKLGKALGRPESEWAEYAKRSQNYQKIIDPETKLARGRNLDGSFQKPFNPFKWGDAFTEGNSWHYTWSVFHDIEGLSKLMGGKKQFVKKLDSLFEMPPLFDDSYYGSTIHEIQEMINANMGQYAHGNQPAQHIIYLYNYAGEPWKTQYWVRETLNRLYQPTPDGYCGDEDNGQTSAWYIFSALGFYPVTPATDQYVLGAPLFQKAIIHLENGKNIEINAQENSKEKMYVKSLNMNGQPYSKNWLNHQELMKGAVLQFIMDDKPNKNRGTNEKDFPYSYSTDKK; encoded by the coding sequence ATGAAAAAATTAACCTATCTGTTACTTTTTATTATTCCGTTAACTCAATTAAAATCACAATGGGTGGAAAAAGCTTTGGATCATCCGGAAGAATGGGTAAATCCATTAATTGGAACACTTTCCAAACCTTCGCTTTCTAATGGAAATACATATCCCGCTGTAACAGTACCCTACGGAATGAACCTGTGGACTCCTCAAACCGGTAAAAATGGTGATGGCTGGCAGTATCAGTACGATGCAGATAAAATACGTGGCATAAAACAAACCCATCAGCCTTCGCCCTGGATGAATGACTACGGCATGTTTTCTATTATGCCGGTTACAGGAAAAATGAGTTTTAATGAAGATGAAAGAGCAAGTTGGTTTTCACACAAATCGGAGGTATCAAAACCTTATTATTATAGTGTTTACCTCGCTAATCATAATGTAACGGCTGAAGTTACACCAACTGAACGTGCTGCACAATTTCGATTGACATACCCCAAATCTGACAGTTCATGGGTTGTTATCGATGCATTCGATAAAGGATCAAGTATTACCATCATCCCTTCCCAAAAGAAAATTGTTGGTTATTCTACAAGGTACTCACGTGGAAAATTAGTGGGCTTCAAAAACTATTTTGTTATTTATTCAGATAAACCATTTACAAAATACACTTCATGGAAGGATAAAAGTCTTGTAAAAGATTCTCTTCATATTACAGGAAATCATTGTGGTGCTATCATTGGTTTTGCTACGCAGAAAGGAGAAAAAGTAAACTTACGTGTTGCTTCTTCATTCATTAGTTTAGAACAGGCGGAACTCAATTTACAACGTGAGCTTTCTAAGGACTCATTTGATACTACTTACGAAAAGGCCAAGTTATCATGGAATGAAAAGTTGAAAAAAGTGGAAGTATCTGGTGGAAGTATCGATCAGATGCGTACATTCTACTCTGCATTATACCGCATGCTGTGCTTTCCTCATAAAATGTATGAGATCAATAAAAACAATGAGGTTGTACATTACAGCCCCTATAAAGGAAAAACGGAACCTGGTTATCGCTTTGCAGGAACAGGATTCTGGGACACCTTTAGGGCTCTTTATCCATTTTTAAATCTTGTCTACCCAAGCATCAATGTTGAAATGCAGAAAGGACTGATCAGTGACTATAAGGAAGGCGGCTGGTTACCGGAATGGTCCAGTCCGGCGTATGCAGACTGTATGATCGGAAACAATTCTGCTTCTGTTGTTGCGGATGCTTATATAAAAGGACTTAGAGGTTATGATATCAATACGTTGTATGAGGCTCTTCTTCATGGTGCAAATAATGCCGGCCCTGAAGCAACAGGTAGAATGGGAATTGAGTACTATAAAAAATTAGGATATGTTCCTTATGATGTTAAAATTAATGAAAACGCTGCAAGAACTTTAGAATATGCATATGATGATTTCACCATCTATAAGCTTGGAAAAGCCTTGGGTCGTCCGGAATCCGAATGGGCCGAATATGCCAAACGTTCTCAGAATTATCAAAAAATAATAGATCCAGAAACAAAACTGGCAAGAGGACGAAATCTTGACGGAAGTTTCCAAAAACCTTTCAATCCTTTCAAATGGGGTGATGCATTCACAGAAGGCAATAGCTGGCATTATACATGGTCTGTTTTTCACGATATAGAAGGGCTTTCAAAATTAATGGGTGGCAAAAAACAATTTGTAAAAAAATTGGATTCACTTTTCGAAATGCCCCCTCTTTTTGATGATAGCTATTATGGCAGTACGATTCATGAAATACAGGAAATGATCAATGCCAATATGGGGCAATATGCACATGGAAATCAACCGGCACAACATATCATTTATTTATACAATTATGCTGGTGAACCCTGGAAAACACAATATTGGGTTCGTGAAACCCTTAATCGTCTTTACCAGCCAACACCAGATGGCTATTGTGGAGATGAGGACAATGGCCAAACTTCTGCATGGTATATATTCTCAGCATTAGGATTTTATCCTGTCACTCCGGCTACAGATCAATATGTTTTGGGAGCTCCACTGTTTCAAAAAGCAATTATCCATTTGGAAAACGGCAAAAACATTGAAATCAATGCTCAGGAAAACAGTAAGGAAAAAATGTATGTAAAATCATTAAATATGAATGGTCAGCCCTATTCCAAAAACTGGTTAAACCATCAGGAATTAATGAAAGGTGCTGTGCTGCAATTTATAATGGATGATAAACCGAATAAGAATCGGGGAACCAATGAAAAAGATTTTCCATATTCTTATTCTACGGACAAAAAGTAA
- a CDS encoding RNA polymerase sigma factor → MKIKDAEIITLMQDPRTQDKGVRALMDAYQSRLYWHIRRIIVDGDLAQDTLQDTFIKAYQNFHQFKNDSQLYTWLYRIATNEALQQINKMKKMQKTDEDAEYYMQNLVADNAEKNADEIQILLQNAIQSLPEKQKLVFMMRYYDDLPYEEISKIVDMSVGTLKTNYHYAKQKIEEYIKENYENNF, encoded by the coding sequence ATGAAGATTAAGGACGCGGAAATTATTACGCTGATGCAAGACCCACGAACTCAAGATAAAGGAGTTCGTGCGTTGATGGATGCTTATCAAAGTAGATTGTATTGGCATATAAGAAGGATCATTGTAGATGGAGATCTTGCTCAGGATACTTTGCAGGATACATTTATAAAAGCATATCAGAATTTTCACCAGTTCAAAAATGATAGCCAACTATACACCTGGTTGTATAGAATTGCTACCAACGAAGCATTACAGCAAATAAATAAAATGAAAAAAATGCAGAAAACTGATGAAGACGCTGAATATTATATGCAGAATCTTGTAGCAGATAATGCAGAAAAGAATGCTGACGAAATACAAATTTTACTACAGAATGCCATACAGAGTCTGCCTGAAAAACAGAAACTCGTATTTATGATGCGGTATTATGATGATTTGCCCTACGAAGAAATATCAAAAATAGTAGATATGTCTGTAGGAACATTAAAAACAAATTACCATTATGCCAAGCAAAAGATAGAAGAATATATAAAAGAAAATTACGAAAATAATTTTTGA
- a CDS encoding Rossmann-like and DUF2520 domain-containing protein, protein MQIVIIGSGNVAYHLAKAFVLSNIPLAQIFGRNEKDLEKIGSELHIPYSTERLEDADIYLICVSDNSVEDVSKIITKKNVLVAHTSGSLPKEILAGEYRKASFYPLQTFSKSKDLNYEKIPFFIETENEEDRKLLFELASKVSKNVMESNHEKRRYIHLTAVFASNFVNHLFSKAKEISDSQEIPFDYFLPLIDETVQKIHEIEPKLAQTGPAVRNDIRVLELHEQLLKDESLEIYKTINHSIKKMYEL, encoded by the coding sequence ATGCAAATTGTAATTATAGGTTCCGGAAATGTGGCTTATCACCTGGCAAAAGCTTTTGTTCTGAGTAACATTCCATTAGCTCAAATTTTTGGAAGAAATGAAAAAGACCTTGAAAAAATAGGTTCAGAGTTACATATCCCATATTCTACAGAACGGCTGGAAGATGCTGATATATATCTTATATGTGTCAGCGACAATTCTGTAGAGGATGTTTCTAAGATCATTACTAAAAAAAATGTTCTTGTCGCTCACACCTCTGGTTCGCTTCCTAAAGAAATTTTAGCAGGGGAGTACAGAAAAGCTAGTTTTTATCCTTTGCAAACTTTTTCTAAATCTAAAGATCTGAACTATGAGAAAATTCCTTTTTTTATAGAAACAGAAAATGAAGAAGATAGAAAACTGCTTTTCGAACTGGCCTCAAAAGTGTCAAAAAACGTCATGGAAAGCAATCATGAAAAAAGAAGATATATCCATCTTACGGCAGTTTTTGCCAGTAATTTTGTGAATCATCTTTTTTCTAAAGCTAAAGAAATTTCAGATTCTCAAGAAATTCCTTTTGACTATTTTTTACCATTAATTGATGAAACAGTACAGAAAATTCATGAAATTGAACCTAAGCTAGCACAGACAGGGCCAGCAGTAAGAAACGATATAAGGGTTCTGGAACTTCATGAGCAACTGTTAAAAGATGAAAGTCTTGAAATATACAAAACAATAAATCACTCTATTAAAAAAATGTATGAGCTATAA
- a CDS encoding KdsC family phosphatase gives MSYKEKLKDIKAFVFDVDGVFTDGSVYLMPGGNMSRVMNVLDGYAVVKALKNNYLIGVITGGNDEMVKHRIHYLGIEDYYAKSHNKMVDFEDFKKKYNLKNEEILTMGDDLPDLHIMENSAIAACPENAVPEIKGISDYISTKQGGSGAVRDVIEQVMKVQGNWHDDNTQSV, from the coding sequence ATGAGCTATAAAGAGAAGTTAAAAGATATAAAGGCATTCGTATTTGATGTGGATGGCGTTTTTACAGATGGCAGCGTTTATTTGATGCCTGGTGGAAATATGAGTAGGGTAATGAATGTCTTAGATGGCTATGCAGTTGTTAAAGCATTAAAAAACAATTATTTAATAGGAGTTATCACGGGGGGAAATGATGAGATGGTAAAACACAGGATCCATTATTTGGGTATAGAAGATTATTATGCTAAATCTCATAATAAAATGGTTGATTTTGAAGATTTTAAAAAGAAATATAACCTCAAGAACGAAGAAATTCTGACGATGGGTGATGATCTGCCAGATCTACATATTATGGAAAATTCTGCTATAGCAGCGTGTCCTGAAAATGCCGTTCCTGAGATCAAAGGAATTTCGGATTATATATCAACAAAGCAGGGTGGAAGTGGAGCTGTACGTGATGTTATCGAACAGGTGATGAAAGTACAGGGAAACTGGCACGATGATAATACACAATCTGTATAA
- a CDS encoding Maf family protein — protein MKLLLASQSPRRKELLSSLGFDFEVVKIDCEEILPENITIENAAAYLSKLKANAFRSLHDDEVLLTADTVVAIDHQILGKPKDEADAKNMLKMLSGKTHQVYTGITIQTSNKTYTETDVADVELDEISDDEINYYVKNYKPFDKAGSYGIQEWLGMAKINKLSGSFYTIMGLPTHLVYKILREI, from the coding sequence ATGAAATTACTTTTAGCATCACAATCTCCAAGAAGAAAAGAATTGCTTTCCAGTTTAGGATTTGATTTTGAAGTGGTAAAAATAGATTGTGAGGAAATTCTTCCTGAAAATATTACAATAGAAAATGCTGCCGCTTATCTTTCAAAATTAAAGGCGAATGCATTTAGATCTCTTCATGATGACGAAGTTTTATTGACCGCAGATACAGTGGTCGCAATAGATCATCAAATTCTTGGGAAACCGAAAGACGAAGCAGATGCAAAGAATATGTTGAAAATGCTTTCCGGGAAAACACATCAGGTTTATACCGGGATAACCATCCAAACATCCAATAAAACTTATACAGAGACAGATGTTGCAGATGTTGAGCTTGATGAAATTTCTGATGATGAAATTAATTACTATGTGAAAAATTATAAACCTTTCGACAAAGCGGGAAGTTATGGCATCCAGGAATGGCTGGGAATGGCAAAAATCAATAAATTATCCGGTAGCTTTTATACCATTATGGGTCTTCCTACCCATTTGGTATATAAAATTTTGAGAGAAATATAA
- the porW gene encoding type IX secretion system periplasmic lipoprotein PorW/SprE yields the protein MKKNILFLLAACIVISCATKVKRPEQRSKFLKGFSTHYNTLFNAKDALNSEFTTRDKGHKDNFYAPYIPILTYENQPLGSDLGQSSAFAENSMKMADINRSASTSDRGGNASGPPGKPGLQEAVGAVKDKINSAVSGITGNGNDPNQPETKGATALEIAEAKALKSINKYSVIRSGEEKNKQIFEAYMILVQSRIYQNKAVQALDALNYVFTHMKDDKRLPLAKIYQGEAYAQIKDYHKAQEIFSKLKGEGISKSYDKLLSIYNSEALLDAGKKEEAVKELDRAYDLNGNRKLKSRISFLRGQILEGLGQNEKARESFLAAYKYANDFEFEVKSQIEIAKTFNGKGDYEGAKNYLEKISNKGTYMSRKNEFYYALGLMANKAGKKDEGQQFFRKSLSEKVSDPQVRGLAYYEIGKNYLDKNDYIGAGSYYDSALAVMTYEPSKVLLKDQSENIKKISKNYYLIKKNDSILSLAKMSDAQKNDFFAKHIAKLKAKEEKEELERKRAERSKGFDTGDYNSNSIFANGSTSFEDFGTAPKGFYFSNTGTVSKGTSSFKQVWGDRALSDNWRYSKKMSTIDDMKNEALGVTSAPNPRRFEPAFYIEQIPTDAGKLGQLKKDRDTASLGLGIMYQNYFTNTPLATKTLYDLVDVKPEEKVMLQALYEIFAMNYEKNPQAGDKAKQILLTDYPYTSYAEFARNPKNNSFVKSSEDVENEYKRAYALFESEKFGESKDVIDQTIQKYPKDALVPKLYLLNAFNTGKSSGKEVMILQLEQIALNYAKTPEGIKAKEMLNYLKSDLAFQSTDNKGNVVPQNQNNAPVQPDLQNNNIPANPNNPNIQDLNAPPPVKRKSKRLGTNQNQQDLKMQNPNDVPAKPK from the coding sequence ATGAAAAAGAATATTTTATTCCTTTTAGCAGCATGTATTGTTATTTCCTGTGCTACCAAAGTAAAAAGGCCGGAACAACGATCAAAGTTCCTAAAAGGTTTTTCCACACATTATAATACCCTATTTAATGCAAAAGATGCATTAAATAGTGAGTTTACGACCAGAGATAAAGGCCATAAAGATAATTTTTATGCCCCTTATATTCCTATACTTACTTACGAAAACCAGCCTTTAGGCAGTGATCTTGGACAATCTTCAGCTTTTGCAGAAAATTCAATGAAAATGGCGGATATTAATAGATCTGCTTCAACTTCAGACAGGGGAGGAAATGCAAGTGGCCCTCCGGGTAAACCTGGCCTTCAGGAAGCTGTTGGAGCGGTGAAGGATAAAATTAATTCTGCTGTATCCGGTATAACAGGGAATGGAAACGATCCTAATCAACCTGAAACAAAAGGAGCGACTGCACTCGAAATTGCAGAAGCAAAAGCTTTAAAATCAATCAATAAATATTCCGTGATCAGAAGCGGAGAAGAAAAAAACAAACAGATTTTTGAAGCTTACATGATTCTTGTACAATCAAGAATTTATCAAAATAAGGCTGTACAAGCTCTTGATGCTTTAAATTATGTTTTCACTCACATGAAAGATGATAAAAGGCTTCCTTTAGCGAAGATCTACCAAGGTGAAGCCTATGCTCAGATCAAGGATTATCATAAAGCTCAGGAGATATTCTCTAAGCTAAAAGGAGAGGGGATCAGTAAAAGTTATGATAAACTGCTAAGTATCTATAATTCTGAAGCTCTTTTAGATGCTGGAAAAAAAGAAGAAGCAGTAAAAGAACTTGACCGTGCTTATGATCTCAACGGCAACAGAAAGCTAAAAAGCAGAATTTCTTTTCTAAGAGGACAGATTTTAGAAGGTTTAGGACAGAATGAAAAAGCTAGAGAAAGCTTTTTAGCAGCGTATAAATATGCCAATGATTTTGAATTTGAAGTTAAATCTCAAATAGAAATTGCAAAAACATTTAATGGAAAAGGAGACTATGAAGGAGCTAAAAATTATTTAGAAAAGATCAGTAACAAGGGAACTTATATGTCCAGAAAAAACGAGTTCTATTATGCTCTTGGTCTGATGGCCAATAAGGCTGGTAAAAAAGATGAAGGTCAACAGTTCTTTAGAAAATCTTTATCTGAAAAGGTTTCAGATCCACAAGTCCGTGGTTTGGCTTACTACGAAATAGGAAAGAATTACCTGGATAAAAATGATTATATCGGTGCGGGAAGTTATTATGATTCTGCACTTGCTGTAATGACATATGAGCCTTCTAAAGTGCTTTTAAAAGATCAATCTGAAAATATTAAAAAGATCTCAAAGAATTACTATCTGATCAAAAAGAATGACAGTATCCTTTCTTTAGCGAAAATGAGTGATGCTCAAAAAAATGATTTTTTTGCGAAACATATTGCAAAATTAAAAGCTAAAGAGGAAAAAGAAGAATTGGAAAGAAAACGTGCTGAAAGAAGTAAAGGTTTCGATACTGGAGATTATAATTCTAATTCTATATTTGCTAATGGTTCAACTTCTTTTGAAGATTTCGGAACAGCTCCTAAAGGGTTTTATTTCAGTAATACAGGAACCGTAAGTAAAGGAACTTCTTCGTTCAAACAAGTTTGGGGTGATAGAGCATTGAGTGATAACTGGCGTTATTCAAAGAAAATGTCAACGATTGATGACATGAAAAATGAAGCACTGGGAGTAACTTCAGCTCCTAATCCAAGACGTTTTGAGCCTGCTTTTTACATAGAGCAGATTCCTACAGATGCAGGTAAGCTAGGGCAGTTGAAAAAGGATAGGGATACAGCGTCTCTAGGTCTTGGTATCATGTATCAAAATTACTTTACAAATACTCCATTAGCGACCAAAACATTATATGATCTGGTAGATGTAAAACCCGAAGAAAAGGTGATGTTACAGGCATTATATGAGATCTTTGCGATGAATTATGAGAAAAATCCACAAGCGGGAGATAAAGCGAAGCAGATCCTGCTTACAGATTATCCATATACTTCTTATGCCGAATTTGCAAGAAACCCTAAAAATAACTCTTTTGTAAAATCTTCTGAAGACGTTGAAAATGAGTACAAACGGGCTTATGCATTATTTGAATCAGAAAAATTTGGAGAAAGTAAAGATGTCATCGATCAGACCATTCAAAAGTATCCTAAAGATGCATTAGTCCCGAAATTATATTTATTAAATGCATTTAATACAGGAAAATCAAGTGGAAAGGAAGTAATGATCCTACAATTGGAACAAATTGCACTTAACTATGCTAAGACACCTGAAGGTATAAAGGCTAAAGAAATGTTGAATTATCTGAAGAGTGACCTCGCTTTCCAGTCAACGGATAACAAAGGAAATGTTGTTCCTCAAAATCAGAATAATGCTCCTGTACAGCCAGATTTACAGAATAATAATATTCCTGCAAATCCGAATAATCCGAATATTCAGGATCTTAACGCGCCACCGCCAGTGAAAAGAAAATCGAAAAGATTGGGCACAAATCAGAATCAACAAGATCTTAAAATGCAGAACCCTAATGACGTTCCTGCAAAACCAAAATAA
- the tsaB gene encoding tRNA (adenosine(37)-N6)-threonylcarbamoyltransferase complex dimerization subunit type 1 TsaB: MKILYLETSSKNCSVAISDNEKLLCLCEEVSENYKQSESLHTFVEWVLEGAGISMKDIQAVSLGKGPGSYTGLRIGAASAKGFCYGLKIPLIAVNSLESMMEPFLGKNYDYIVPLVDARRMEVYTAIYDGNTGEEIAATEAKILDEHSFTEFADKKIIFVGDGAKKAKEILQLPNAEFNESIYPSAQYLIKKTLEKIEKKDVEDIAYFEPFYLKDFHGVKKKKSED; the protein is encoded by the coding sequence ATGAAAATATTATATCTTGAAACCTCTTCTAAGAATTGTTCTGTAGCCATTTCAGACAATGAAAAACTATTATGTTTATGTGAAGAAGTTTCTGAAAATTATAAACAGTCCGAAAGCTTACACACTTTTGTAGAATGGGTACTTGAAGGCGCTGGTATTTCGATGAAAGATATTCAGGCGGTTTCTTTAGGCAAAGGACCAGGTTCTTATACCGGATTAAGAATTGGTGCAGCTTCAGCAAAAGGCTTTTGTTATGGATTAAAGATCCCACTTATTGCTGTTAATTCATTAGAAAGCATGATGGAGCCTTTTTTAGGAAAGAACTATGATTATATAGTGCCATTGGTCGATGCAAGGAGAATGGAGGTTTATACTGCCATATATGACGGAAATACGGGAGAAGAAATTGCTGCGACTGAAGCTAAAATTCTGGATGAACATTCTTTTACAGAATTTGCAGATAAAAAAATAATATTCGTTGGTGATGGTGCTAAAAAAGCAAAAGAAATCCTTCAGCTTCCGAATGCTGAATTTAATGAAAGCATCTACCCTTCCGCACAGTATTTAATAAAGAAAACCCTTGAAAAAATAGAAAAAAAGGACGTCGAAGATATTGCCTACTTCGAACCTTTTTATTTAAAAGATTTCCATGGAGTAAAGAAAAAGAAAAGCGAAGATTAA
- a CDS encoding SDR family NAD(P)-dependent oxidoreductase: MKTILITGATSGIGKSTAEVFAKQGNRIIICGRRSEILEEVKTELSAFTEVFSLKFDVRKLEEVENAIKSLPADWKNIDVLINNAGNAHGLDPLSAGKTDDWDSMIDGNVKGLLYVSKILIPGMKDNNSGHIVNISSVAARQTYINGVVYCATKKAVDVISEGMRLELTEFGIRVTNIQPGAVETDFSLVRFKGDNERASTVYAGYEPLKAEDIADAIAYCVNAPKHVNVSDMTIYPSAQSEPRTIYRK; encoded by the coding sequence ATGAAAACAATATTAATAACCGGAGCTACTTCCGGAATTGGAAAATCAACCGCTGAAGTATTTGCTAAACAGGGAAACAGAATCATTATCTGCGGAAGAAGAAGTGAGATACTGGAAGAAGTAAAAACTGAATTATCTGCTTTTACGGAAGTATTTAGTTTAAAATTTGATGTAAGGAAGTTAGAAGAAGTAGAAAATGCTATTAAATCTCTTCCTGCTGATTGGAAAAATATTGATGTTCTGATTAATAACGCAGGCAATGCACACGGTTTAGATCCTCTTTCAGCCGGGAAAACCGATGATTGGGATTCTATGATCGATGGAAATGTAAAAGGGCTTTTATATGTGTCTAAAATACTTATTCCGGGAATGAAAGACAATAACTCTGGCCATATTGTTAATATAAGTTCTGTAGCTGCAAGACAGACGTATATAAATGGAGTTGTTTACTGTGCGACAAAAAAAGCAGTCGATGTGATCTCTGAAGGAATGCGTTTAGAGCTTACAGAATTTGGAATTAGAGTAACAAATATTCAACCGGGCGCCGTAGAAACAGATTTTTCATTAGTGAGATTTAAAGGAGATAATGAAAGAGCTTCCACAGTTTATGCGGGTTATGAACCTTTAAAGGCTGAAGATATTGCAGATGCTATTGCTTATTGTGTGAACGCGCCGAAACATGTAAATGTTTCTGATATGACCATCTATCCAAGTGCGCAGAGTGAACCTAGAACGATCTACAGAAAATAG